In Aegilops tauschii subsp. strangulata cultivar AL8/78 chromosome 3, Aet v6.0, whole genome shotgun sequence, one genomic interval encodes:
- the LOC109776877 gene encoding probable peptide/nitrate transporter At3g43790: MAAGERNESSAAAAAPLLAAARERKLCKEGCPGCRLDEINKSKTGIPYLNFFYVWVVCLCAALPIQSLFPYLYFMIRDLEVAKQEQDIGFYAGFVGAAYFLGRTISAVPWGIFADKYGRKPCIVISILSVIVFNTLFGLSTTYWMAIVTRGLLGLLCGILGPIKAYASEVCRKEHQALGISLVTSSRAIALVIGPAIGGFLAQPAKKYPNLFSEESIFGRFPYFLPCFVISVLAAGACLACIWLPETLHMYHDDKVEAIEEMEAQVADSTSEDRKAKQSGSCRMASTKNLLKNWQLMSAITLYCVFSLHDTAYLEIFSLWAVSSRKYRGLSFTSQEVGTVLAISGFGVLVYQLLIYPFLAKYAGLVKPFRSAAVLSILLLATYPFMANLYGVELKVLINIASLLKNMFAATITIACNILQNTAVAQEQRGVANGISVTLMSIFKAVAPAAAGIMFSWAQKNITGLFIPGDQILFWMLNMVSVIGLSLTFKPFFSMPSALK, encoded by the exons ATGGCCGCCGGCGAGAGAAACGAgtcttcggcggcggcggcggcgccattGCTGGCAGCAGCGAGGGAGAGGAAGCTCTGCAAGGAGGGGTGCCCAGGGTGCAGGCTGGACGAGATCAACAAGAGCAAGACCGGCATCCCCTACCTCAACTTCTTCTACGTGTGGGTCGTCTGTCTCTGCGCCG CTCTACCGATCCAGTCACTGTTTCCCTATCTATACTTCATG ATTAGGGACTTGGAAGTCGCAAAGCAAGAGCAAGACATTGGGTTCTATGCTGGTTTTGTTG GGGCTGCTTATTTCCTTGGAAGAACCATCAGTGCTGTGCCATGGGGCATTTTTGCTGACAAATATGGGAGGAAGCCTTGCATTGTTATCAGTATCCTCTCAGT GATCGTATTTAACACCCTTTTCGGCCTTAGCACGACTTACTGGATGGCAATTGTAACTAGGGGGCTACTTGGGTTACTCTGTGGTATATTAGGACCAATCAAG GCCTATGCTTCAGAAGTCTGCAGAAAAGAGCACCAAGCACTAGGAATTTCTCTT GTTACATCTTCACGAGCAATAGCTCTTGTTATTGGACCAGCCATTGGAGGATTTCTTGCACAG CCTGCAAAGAAGTACCCGAATCTTTTCTCTGAGGAATCCATATTTGGAAG GTTTCCATACTTCCTCCCTTGCTTCGTCATATCGGTTCTAGCGGCAGGAGCATGTCTTGCATGCATTTGGCTGCCG GAAACTCTGCACATGTACCATGATGACAAAGTGGAAGCTATTGAGGAAATGGAGGCGCAAGTTGCTGATTCGACCTCAGAAGACAGGAAAGCTAAACAATCTGGATCATGCAGAATGGCATCCACAAAGAACCTGCTAAAGAACTGGCAGTTGATGTCAGCAATAACCCTCTACTGTGTGTTTTCTCTCCATGATACAGCTTATCTTGAG ATATTTTCACTCTGGGCTGTGAGCAGCAGAAAATACCGGGGACTGAGTTTTACATCTCAGGAGGTTGGTACCGTGCTAGCTATCTCAG GTTTTGGTGTTTTGGTATATCAACTTCTGATCTACCCGTTCCTTGCCAAGTATGCTGGGCTAGTCAAGCCATTCCGTTCTGCAGCG GTATTATCTATACTTCTCCTTGCAACATATCCATTCATGGCTAACCTATATGGTGTGGAGCTCAAAGTACTCATCAACATAGCCTCGCTTCTTAAGAATATGTTTGCG GCTACGATTACTATTGCCTGCAACATTCTGCAGAACACAGCGGTG GCACAAGAACAAAGGGGTGTCGCAAATGGTATATCTGTGACTCTGATGTCAATCTTCAAAGCAGTAGCCCCAGCAGCAGCAGGAATTAT GTTTTCATGGGCTCAGAAAAACATAACTGGATTGTTCATACCAG GTGATCAGATCCTGTTCTGGATGCTGAACATGGTGTCAGTAATCGGGCTCTCATTGACGTTCAAGCCATTTTTCTCTATGCCGAGTGCGCTGAAATGA